The sequence below is a genomic window from Rudanella lutea DSM 19387.
CAGTCGAATATGGAATGGCCCGTGAAACAGGCCGACAATTACGAGAACGAAAAGAGAAACGCCAGTTTTGGCCAAATACGGCACTTCCGGGTCGAGCATGAGCTGGCTCTGACGCCCGAAACCGACCTAAAAACCGGCGACTGGAAAGTGTGCTCGCCCGAAACCGTTGGCGATTTTACGGCCGTCGGGTTCTTCTTCGCCCGCGAGCTGACCCAAAAATTAGGCGTGCCTGTCGGGCTACTCCACTCGTCGTGGGGAGGTTCGCAAGCCGAGGGCTGGATCAGCAAAGAAGGTATGCTCACGAACAACGACCTGCGGCCCATGGCCCAAACCCTGCCCACCAACTGGCAGCAGGCCGACAGTCTGGTCGACTACAAACTCCGCAAGCAATTGCTGAAAGAAGGCAGCCTAACCCCCACCGTAGCCGACGAAGCCCGCTACCTCACGGCCAATTTCGACATTTCGGGCTGGCGGGCGAGCGACCCGTTTGGGCAGTGGGACTGGAAGGGAATGAGCGGATTTCGGGGAACGGGGTTCATGGCCCGGCAAATCGAGATACCGGCGGCTATGGTCGGCACAACCACTACACTAGCTCTGGCCGAAAATGATAGTCCGAACGAAATTTACATCAACGGGCAGCGCGTGGCCGAGGGAACACTGACGGGCGTCCGGAAACTCACTTTGCCCGCCAACACCTGGAAACCGGGCACCAACCTGCTGATGATTAAATTCGGCAATGCGGTCAGGTTGCCGTGGTTCGGGCTGGGGTTGCAGGGCTCACCCAACGATTTGTATGTGGCTGGTGAGCAGGGCAAAATAAGCCTCGCCAATGGCTGGCGCATTATGCCTTCGTTTGCCGAAACACATACCTACACCCGGTTTATGAACAACCTGGCTACGGGTTTGTACAACGCCATGATTCACCCACTCGTACCGTTTGGGATTCGGGGTGCCCTCTGGTATCAGGGCGAGACCAACGCCGGCCGGGCCTACCAGTACCGCCAAACGTTTCCGCTCGTGATTACTGACTGGCGCAAAAAATGGGGCTACGCGTTTCCGTTTTATTTCGTGCAACTGTCGAGTTACGGAGCCAACCAAAACAGCAATCAGGGCAGCAACTGGGCCGAACTTCGCGAAGCGCAAACCCTGACTCTGAGCCTGCCCCAAACAGGCATGGCCGTCACAACCGATGTGGGCAACCCCAACGATATTCACCCCACCAACAAGCAGGATGTAGGCCACCGGCTGGCGGTAATAGCCCTCAAACAGGACTACGGGCAGGCCGGGCCCGATGGTTCTCCGCTATATCAGAGCCTTCGGGTAGACGGAAACAAGGCCATTGTGAGTTTCCAGTATGCCAATCAGGGCCTGATGACCAAAGACAAATATGGCTACGTACGCGGCTTCGAAATGGCGGGCGACGACAAGGTGTTTCACCCTGCGCAGGCTCAGATTCAAGGCAGTACCGTGGTGGTCAGCAGCCCTCAGATAGCCAAACCGGTTGCCGTGCGCTACGGCTGGGCCGATGCCCCGGTCGATGCCAACCTATTCAGCATAGATGGTTTCCCCGTGAGCCCCTTCCGCACCGACGCCTGGCCCGGCATCACCGAAAAAAACAAGTTTGAGTAACCCCACTTTCCCAACAAACGCCGAATGCGCTTTTCTTTTCCCCTGCTGATTATCCTCACGGCCTGCACCCTCCTGCGTGTGCAGGCTGCCCCACGCCCGCGACTCATTGACAAGCATGCCACCCGCGAAACCAAAGCCCTGTACCACAACCTGCACCGGCTGGCCCGAAAACACGTTTTGTTTGGGCATCAGCACGCTACAGAGTACGGGCACGGGTGGTCGGGGGAGGCCGGGCGTTCGGATGTGAAGTCGGTGAGTGGATCGCACCCGGCCGTTATTGGCGTCGATTTCAGCGGTCTGTCGGGACGCTCTCCCGAAGCCATTGGGCGGGCCAAAGCGTCGCTCCGGCAGCAGATAGCCGATACCTACAACCGGGGGGGTGTGGTGACGGTAGCCTGGCATTTTACCAATCCGGTGACGCCCCAAACGGGTTTTTACTGGAACGATTCGGTCTCGGCCCCGGCCGTGCGGCACCTGATTCCGGGCGGGTCGCATCACAACGAGTACAAACGCATCCTGCAAACGGTGGGTAGTCTGGCCCACGAGACCAGGGGCCGCGATGGCAAGCCGGTGCCGATGATTTTCCGACCATACCACGAGCTCGACGGGGGCTGGTTCTGGTGGGGAAAGCCGCACTGCTCGCGGGAGGAATTTACCGAGCTGTGGCGGTTCACGGTCTCGTACCTGCGCGACAGCCTTCAGGTGCACAACTTTATTTACGCCTTCTCGCCCGATTGCCTCTACAAAACCGAGGCCGAATACCTCGACCGCTATCCCGGCGATGCCTGGGTCGATCTGGTGGGCGTTGACAATTACGCCGACTTTGGCCGCAACGGGCGGTACAACGTAGCGGCTGGCACCGCCAAGCTCAAAATCGTGTCTGACTACGCCCGGAAATCGGGTAAACTGGCGGCTTTCACCGAGACGGGTCTGGAGTCGATTCCCGACACAAGCTGGTGGACCAATACACTGTTACGGGCGCTCAAAACCGACGGAATGCGACTCTCTTACGTGCTCGTGTGGCGCAACGATACACAAAGCCCCACGCACTACTATGCTCCGTTTCCCGGTCAGGTAAGTGTGCCCGATTTCCGGCGGTTTTACAGCGACCCGGCTACCCTTTTCGAAAACGACCTGCCGCGCCTGTACCGCCGGAAACGGTGGCTGTTGTTTTGAGCGCGGATCGAATTAACCATCCTGCACATTTTCTGCCCCTTCCTCCGTATCTTTGCGCCCTGTTTTTGTGACGCAACCTGATGGCAACAACTATGCTTCGCATCGCCCTGCAAAAGTCCGGGCGACTGAGTGAAGACTCATACCAACTGTTTAAAGAGTGTGGTATCCGTTTCGACTACGGAACCGGCAAACTCAAATCAGTTTCTTCAAACTTCCCGGCGGAATTTCTGTTCCTCCGCGACGATGATATCCCCGGTTATGTAGAGGATGGCGTGGCCGACCTCGGCATTGTGGGCGAAAACGTGGCCGTCGAAACGGGCCGCGCCGTGCAGACAGTCCATAAACTGGGCTTCTCGAAGTGCCGCCTGTCCATCGCGATTCCGCGGGGCGAAACCTACAACAACCTGCACGACCTGGACGGAAAAAACATCGCGACCTCGTACCCCCGGCTGCTGGGCAACTACCTCGCCGAACAAGGCGTAACGGCGCAGATCCATGAAATCAGCGGGTCGGTGGAGATTGCCCCAAGTATCGGGCTGGCCGAAGCCGTGTGCGACATCGTGAGCTCGGGCAGTACCCTCCTGAGCAACGGGCTGAAAGAAGTGGAAACTATTTTCCGCTCCGAAGCCATCATGATTGCCAGCAACGACCTGGAGGCCGACAAGCAGGCCCTGCTCGACAAACTGCTGTTCCGCATCAAAGCCGTACAGGCGGCCAAAAACAACAAGTACATCGTGCTCAACGCGCCCAACCACGCGCTGGAGCAGATTACGTCGTTGCTGCCGGGTATGAAAAGCCCTACCGTGACTCCGCTGGCTACCGAAGGCTGGAGCTCGGTACACTCGGTTTTGAACGAGAACGATTTCTGGGAAAACATCGAAGCCATCCGGGCCGCTGGCGCGCAGGGCATTCTGGTGATCCCGATTGAAAAGATGATTTACTAATTAAAGGAGATATGAGCGAGGAGATAGGAGGTAGGAGTTGCTGACGCGAACGTAGTGTTTGTGCGTAAGCGCTCCTCACTCCTACCTCCTACCTCCTACCTCCTCCCCCACTATGAACATCATCCCCTTCCCACCCCGCTCCGAATGGTCGGCTTTGCTGGCCCGGCCGGTGCAGAAAAGTGACCAAATTGAGGCTATCGTGGCTCCTATTCTGCAACAGGTGCGGGAGCAGGGCGACGCGGCTCTGGTGGAGCTGAGTCAACGATTTGATAAGGTTAATCTGGACGAAATTGGTCTGGAAGTATCGGCCGCTGAGCTCGATGCCGCCGAGGGGCAACTAAGCGACGAGCTCAAAGCCGCTATCCGGCAAGCCTACCAAAACATTCGCACCTTCCACGAAGCGCAGAAGCAGCCGATTCAGAAAATCGAAACCATGCCCGGTGTCAGCTGCTGGCGTCGGAGCGTCGGTATCGACAAGGTCGGATTGTACATTCCCGGTGGCACGGCACCCCTGTTCAGCACGGTGCTGATGCTTGGTGTGCCGGCTCAGTTGGCCGGTTGCCGCGAGGTGGTGCTATGCACACCCGCTACGCACCCGGCGGTGTTTTTTGCGGCCAAACTGGTAGGCGTTACGCGGGTGTTTCGGGTAGGTGGTGCGCAGGCCGTTGCGGCCATGGCCTACGGTACCCAAACCATCCCGCAGGTGTACAAGATTTTTGGACCTGGTAACCAGTATGTTACGGCAGCCAAAATGCTCGTGGCGAAAGAAGGCGTTGCGATCGACATGCCCGCCGGCCCGAGTGAGGTGGCCGTGTACGCCGACGACACCGCTGTGCCCGCCTTTGTGGCTGCTGACCTGCTCTCGCAGGCCGAACACGGTGCCGACTCGCAGGTGTTGCTGGTATCGACGAGCAAAAAACTGGTTACGGCTGTCAACCTGGTGCTCGATACGCAGATGAGCCGACTGCCCCGACGCGATTTGGCCGCTCAAGCCATTCAGAACAGCAAGGCAATTCTGGTTGATACGGCCGATGAAGCAATTGATCTGCTGAACCAATACGCGGCCGAGCACCTGATTCTGAGCGTTCAGGACGCCGAAACCGTGGCCGAACGCATTACCAACGCCGGTTCCATTTTTCTGGGTAACTACACCCCCGAATCGGCGGGCGATTACGCATCGGGCACCAATCACACCCTGCCCACCAACGGCTTTGCACGGGCATACAGCGGGGTTTCGCTCGACAGTTTTGTGAAGAAGATTACCGTTCAGCACATCAGCCCTGAGGGCTTACAGGTACTCGGCCCCGTTGTGGAAGCGATGGCCGAAGCCGAATCGCTCGATGCCCACAAGCGCGCGGTGAGCATCCGGCTTGCGCAGTTGCATGGGTAAAATAAAATACTTTGGGCCTCATTTAATCTAATACGCTCAATGCCGGTTATTTCGATGTTTTACGGCTTGCTTGTTTCTATGTACTATTTCGATAACAAGCAGCACAAGCTTCCCCATATTCACGTTAAATATGGGGAACAGGAAGGTGTTTTTTCCATTCCTGACGGTAATTTACTGGAAGGACAACTTCCGAAAAACAAGATCAAATTGGTAGAGGCTTGGATTGAAATTCACCGGGAAGACCTTATGGCCGATTGGCAACTTGCCATTGCTGGCCAACGGCTTTTCCCTATAGACCCTTTGAAATAATGAACCCAAGAGTAATTGCTGTTGAGGCCTTACCCAATTATCATCTTAAGCTTACGTTTGCCAATCGGGAGCGTAAAGTTTTCGATGCAAGTCCTTATTTGCAGATTGGCATTTTCACTGAGCTGGTCGATCAGAACCTTTTTTTCCAGGTAAAAGCCTTCAACGGTTCTGTCGTTTGGCCTAACGACCTTGATTTCGACCCTGATACGTTGTATTTAGATAGCCAACCCATCGACAGTTAGACAATCTCTCCAGCAACGCGCGGTGAGCATCCGGCTTGCGCAGTTGCATGGGTAAAATAAGGTGAATTCATAAAAAACGAGGGCTTATCAATGTGTTGATAAGCCCTCGTTTGCATGTACCGGACACGGTTTTTACTAAGGACGCGCTGAGTAACAAACTCCTCGGGTCAATAAACCGTAACGCCAGTTTACCAGCCCGGATTCTGGGTCAGCTTGGGATTCGTAATAATGTCGCCCGTTGGAATGGGATAATAATAATGCTTGTCGGTCCACCGGCGCGGAATATTGTTGAGCCAGGTCAGTTCGCCCGAGGTGTCGCCTGCAATCAGCTGCGAGTTAGGTTTTCCGGCTACAATCGGGGCCACTTCTACATAGGTCACACCCGGCACTTTGGTCGCCGGTGGCGTTTTGAAAAAGGCCACGTCCATCACTCCGTCTTCATTGAGGTCCATCGGCGTATTGAGCTGCGGCACATACATACCGTTCCACTCCATCTGCATCAGTTCGCCCCGACGCCAGCGCACAATATCGTCGAACCGGAACCCTTCCAGGCACAACTCAATGCCCCGCTCCCGGCGTACCTCCAGCAAGATGGGGTCGGTAATGCCGGGGAAATAATTGGCTTGCAGGTACGGGTCTACCGCCGTCGGCCGGGTGCTCAGGCCACCCGTGATACCAGCCCGCTTCCGTAAGGCACCCACGGTCAGGGCCCAATCGGCATCGGTGAGGGTACCCAGTTCGGCTTTGGCCTCGGCATAGGCGAGCAACACCTCGGCATACCGGAAAATAGATACCGAGTTGATATTCAGGTCGCGGGTGTCGTAATACATATCGTCGAGCGCCCACTTGATGGGCATATAGCCCGTGTAGGTGTACGAGAACAAAGGCGGTGACGGCACCACGGCTCCCCCACTCGTTCGCTTGTAGTCGCCCGCCCGGATGGTCTGGGTTAAACGCTTATCGCGGTTCTTCACCTCATCCTTGAACAGCATGGTTTTGTAGTTCGGATTATTGGTAAACGGCGTTCCATCGATGTTCAGATAGGTATTGATAAACGTCCGGATAAAGCTCGCCTTGTCGCCGTAGGTACCGCTCGTCCAATACCAGTTGGCATCGTTGAGGTTGTTCAAGGCCAGGTCGCACACGGCCGAGAGCATCACCTCGGTGGCCATCGGCGCCGGGTTGATAAACACCTGCCGGTACGATTTGTCGGTACCTGCACCATCGTACAATTTGTAGCCACCTTCATCAATAACCTTCTTGGCAGCCGTAGCGGCCTGATTCAGCCACGCGGCCGACGTACTCTGCAAGCCAATATTGGCATGGTATTTCCGAAACGTCCCCTCGTGCAAACACACCCGCGCCTTAAACGCAAAGGCTACGTATTTGGTAATGAGGCTACGCGTAGGCTCGCTGTTGGTGCTGATGTTGTTGCAGGCATAATCCAGATCGGCCAGTACCGAGTCCATCACCATGGCGCGAGGATCGCGGCCTTTGTACAGGATGTCGGTGTCCGTCACATCAAGGGCTTTCCCGATCCAGGGCACGTCGCCAAACCGCTTCACTTTATCGAAGTAAAACCAGGCCCTGAAGAACCGGGCAATACCGAGGTAATTTCGGCGGACATTGAGCGGCACCTTGGGGTCGGTGCAGTTCTGGATAAAGTAATTGATGTTGCGCAGATCGGTCCAGGTCCAGCCGGTGCTTACCTGCGGGCTAAAGTTGCCTTCGGTAATGTAGGGCGGGGTGTCTTTCCGGGCCAGATAATCCGACATGGCATCGGCCCGGTGCAGGTTTTTGCCGTTCAACATGTTGTAAAACGAGTTGGTGTACAGCACCAAACCACTCTCGCTACTAAAAATAGGCCCTTTGGAGGTTGTCGCTACGGGCAGTTCCTCCAGTTCACAACCGGCCAGCAACACAGCCGCCAGTAAAACAAAAATATAGTTGAGCTTCATGAGCTTGAAAATCAAAAGTTAGAAAGTCACAGACAAACCAAACGTGACGCTTTTCATGAGCGGATAGTTGTAGCCATCGCCCGAGTTGCCACCGGGGTTGAATACCTGATCGGAAGCCACAGCGTTCTCCACGTCGAAGTCGCGGGTAATGCGGAACAACGGTGACCAGCTCCAGATATTCTCGGCCGACACAAACACCCGTGCGGCCTGCGAGCCGATTTTAGACACCAGCGTGCGCGGCAGGTTATACCCCAACTGAATGTTTTTCAGGCGGATATACGCTACGTTTTGCAGATAGCGGGTTTGCGGGGCAATAAGGGTTCCGTTGGCGTTGCTGGCCAAACGCGACACATAGCGTGGGAAGTAAGCATCAGGGTTTTGCTCCGTCCAGATATTACCCAACTGACTTTTGGGGATGCCACCGTACGGCCGGTTGTACTGCCCCCAAAACAGGCTTGCCTCGCCACTTGGGTACCACTGCTGCTTGCCAACGCCCTGCAAAAACGACGAGAAAAAGAAGTTGTTCCAGTCGGCGCCGAGCATAATGCCGTAGGTGTAGCGCGGGGTTGAGTTCCCAATAATCGACCGGTCGCCGGGGTTCTCTACCCGACCCGTGCCGGGCGTAATAGCACCATCGCCGTTCACATCGCGGAACTTAATATCACCGGGGAACCAGAGGCCGCTCGACGCCGTGCGGAACAGGCTTTGCGACGCACTGTTTTTCACGTCTTCGGGCGATTTAAAGAAGCCTTCTGTGGTGTAACCCCAGATTTCGCCCAGCCGCTGCCCCACGTAATAATCGCTCAGGAGCTTTTGCGGGTTGTTGTACTTCGTAATTACAGCGGTATAGTCGGCCATGGTGAGCCGTACATCAAACCCAAACGGTTTGGCACCGAGAGAAAACTTATCGCGGTACGACAGCATGGCTTCCCAGCCCTTGGTTTCTAGGTCGGCGTAGTTACCGCGAGGGGCTGCGGCACCAAACACAGCGGGCAACGTGAGCCCCACGGTAAACATATCCGTGGTGGTGCGGATGTAGGCATCCGCCACAAAGGTGAGCCGGTTCGAGAGCATCGACAGGTCGATACCGATGTTTTTGGTCGTAGCGGTTTCCCAGGTGAGCCCTTCCGGAATAACCGTTGGGTTACGGGTTTGCTGCGGCCGCTGCCCGTTCAGAATCACGTTCGACTGCGAAATATTAAACTGCTCCAGGTACGCGTATGAGTTGACGTTACCATTGCCCAGCGAGCCGTACGAAGCCCGCAGTTTGAGGTCAGACACAATCTGCGCGGGTACCTGCCAGAACGACTCTTTCGACAAACGCCAGCCCACCGAGTACGACGGGAAGAACGCGAACCGCTGATTGGCCGGGAACTTCGACGAGCCATCGTAGCGGGCATTCACTTCAAACAGATACCGGTCTTTGTACGAGTAGTTGAGTCGGCTGAAGCCCCCCATAATTTTCCAGCGCTCCCAGCCACCGGCTGTGGTAATAGCCTGACCCAGAGCGAGGTTAATATCCATCGCATCTTCAAAAATCAGACCGTTGCGCTGGGCCGTGAGCCGCTTAAACGTCGACTGCTCGTAGTTGTAGCCCACCATTGCCTTGAGGTAATGGTCGGTTTTGAATGTGTTCTCGTACTCCGTGTACAGGTTACTGGTCATGTAATTGGTTTCCCGGTACACATTGCTGATGTAATTGGTAGTAGTACCCACGTACGCAATTACGCCCGGCCGGGTGCTATAGGGCACAGGCACGGCCTTGGTCACGTCGTTGTTGTCGGTGTTCTGAATCGTGAAATCGCCTTTCACCCGAAACTTGTCGTTGAAAAACTGAGCCACAAATCCGGCCGTATTCCGAAACACCCGCTTGTTATTGTCAATCCCGTTTTTGCCGTAGTAAAAATCACCCACGGTATAAGCCGCCGAGGCCGTGAGGGTGCCGTCGGGGTTGAGCAACGGCGACAATACGTGCCCTTCGTCGGCGATGTTCCGCCAGATACCGCCCCCTTCGCCCACGTTGAGCGGGTTGTGGTACTTCATATCGGAGAACTGCGTCATGTTGTTGACCCGTAGCCAGGGCTTGATCTGCACAGACCCTTTGCCGGTAAAGTTGGCAACTCGGTAATCATCGGAGTTATACCGGAACAGGCCATCCTGCCCAAAGTATCGACCCGTAATCAGGTAGCTCGCTTTGTCGGAGCTACCCGAAATGCTCAGGTTTTGCTCGTGGGCGTGGGTTTGCTTTTTGTACAGCAGGTCGTAGTAAGCCGTATTGCCGTAATAAACGTACTCACCCGTTGCCGGATCAATTTCTACTTCGGGCAGGCCCCCCACTTCCGACCGCCGTTTGATTTCGTTCAGGTAGGCCTGCGAAAACTTCAGGGTCTTGTTGGCATTCTGCGGAAATGCTCCGCCAAAATTGACAAACGACTCGGCAAACATCGATGCCCAGGTGTAGCCATCCGTCACCAGGTCGGGCCGGGCAATGGGGCTTTTGAGCATGTAGTTGCTCGAAAAATTGACCGTTGTTTTGCCTGCCGACGGATTTTTGGTTGTGATGAGCACTACCCCAAACACCCCCCGCGCCCCGTAGATAGCGGCCGAAGCAGCATCTTTCAGCAGGGTAATGCTGGCAATATCGTTGGGGTTGAGCAGACTGGGGTCGCCCTCTACGTTGTCGATCAGCACGAGCGCGTTGCCCCCCTGACCAATGGAAGTGGTACCCCGGATGTTGAAGGCAGGTGATTGATTGGGCTTGCCGTCACCCATTTTGATGTTCAGGTTGGGCAATACCCCCTGCAAGCCCTGATTCAGGTTCGAGAGCGGCCGGTTTTCAAACACATCACCGGTTACCATGTCAACGGCCCCGGTCAGATTAGCCTTCTTCTGGGTACCGTAACCGACTACCACCACTTCGCTCAGCGACTTGGTATCGACCTTGAGCCGGACGGTAAACTCCGACCCATTGCCCACGGCTATCTCCTGCGACTGATAACCCACAAATGAGACCACAAGCACGGCATCGGTGTCGGGGACACTCAGCGTAAATTTCCCGTCGACGTTCGTATTGGTGCCACGTTGGGTGCCTTTTACCACCACACTAACGCCGGGCATACCGGCACCGGTTTCGTCGGTTACGGTACCCGAAACCGTGCGGTCAACAGGGGCAGTCCCCCGGATTGTCACGGATTGCCCGGTCTTTGGGATCGCCAGTTTAGGGGTACCCGCTGTGGATAATTGGCCTGGGCGGTCGGTAGCGTAGGCCTGCGTAGCCCCGGCAAATAGAGCCGCAGCCAGCAACTGACGACGTGCCAGCCTTACCAAAGGCAAGGCCAAAGGAGGGTTTAGATAGAGTTGCTTCATGATGTTAAGGATTTATACTATGAAGCAGAAGCTCATTATCAAATACTTACGATTTATACCTTTTTTACGAAAAACCTTAAATATCCCTATCTTACCTGATAGTAAACCAGCTGATCGGACACATGTTACTCCAAAAAGCCTGCTGTGTGCTCAGAGATGCACTTTTGCTTTAAAACAGTAAGGACCCCGGCTAACCGGTCACCTACGTACATATACGTTTGCGTAAGTTTCACCCATTCACGCTTTTCCTTGAGCAGTTGCGTATGTAATTAGCCATCGTCGAATGAAAGTCAGCCCGCAACGTGTATCGTTGCGGGCTGAACCCTTAATACCCTGCATTTTGCTTCAATTTGCTGTTGTTCCGAATCTCGGCGGTGGGTATCGGGAACAGCAACTCCCGCTCTTTCAGCACCGGCCCGTACGAAAACTTGTGCCCTACGTAGTTTTCAAACGTTTTGGTAGTCACGTTGAACGCCTTACGCAGCCGGACCATATCGAACCAGGTCTTGTTTTCGAAACTCA
It includes:
- a CDS encoding sialate O-acetylesterase, coding for MNRLLPFALFILFLSPAFAQVRLARLFSDHVVLQRQQVIPVWGWAKPGETVRVTLAGQTGQAKADASGKWTVRLTPLEAGGPHELVASAKSGQAKAADVLIGEVWLCSGQSNMEWPVKQADNYENEKRNASFGQIRHFRVEHELALTPETDLKTGDWKVCSPETVGDFTAVGFFFARELTQKLGVPVGLLHSSWGGSQAEGWISKEGMLTNNDLRPMAQTLPTNWQQADSLVDYKLRKQLLKEGSLTPTVADEARYLTANFDISGWRASDPFGQWDWKGMSGFRGTGFMARQIEIPAAMVGTTTTLALAENDSPNEIYINGQRVAEGTLTGVRKLTLPANTWKPGTNLLMIKFGNAVRLPWFGLGLQGSPNDLYVAGEQGKISLANGWRIMPSFAETHTYTRFMNNLATGLYNAMIHPLVPFGIRGALWYQGETNAGRAYQYRQTFPLVITDWRKKWGYAFPFYFVQLSSYGANQNSNQGSNWAELREAQTLTLSLPQTGMAVTTDVGNPNDIHPTNKQDVGHRLAVIALKQDYGQAGPDGSPLYQSLRVDGNKAIVSFQYANQGLMTKDKYGYVRGFEMAGDDKVFHPAQAQIQGSTVVVSSPQIAKPVAVRYGWADAPVDANLFSIDGFPVSPFRTDAWPGITEKNKFE
- a CDS encoding glycoside hydrolase family 26 protein; this translates as MRFSFPLLIILTACTLLRVQAAPRPRLIDKHATRETKALYHNLHRLARKHVLFGHQHATEYGHGWSGEAGRSDVKSVSGSHPAVIGVDFSGLSGRSPEAIGRAKASLRQQIADTYNRGGVVTVAWHFTNPVTPQTGFYWNDSVSAPAVRHLIPGGSHHNEYKRILQTVGSLAHETRGRDGKPVPMIFRPYHELDGGWFWWGKPHCSREEFTELWRFTVSYLRDSLQVHNFIYAFSPDCLYKTEAEYLDRYPGDAWVDLVGVDNYADFGRNGRYNVAAGTAKLKIVSDYARKSGKLAAFTETGLESIPDTSWWTNTLLRALKTDGMRLSYVLVWRNDTQSPTHYYAPFPGQVSVPDFRRFYSDPATLFENDLPRLYRRKRWLLF
- the hisG gene encoding ATP phosphoribosyltransferase, coding for MLRIALQKSGRLSEDSYQLFKECGIRFDYGTGKLKSVSSNFPAEFLFLRDDDIPGYVEDGVADLGIVGENVAVETGRAVQTVHKLGFSKCRLSIAIPRGETYNNLHDLDGKNIATSYPRLLGNYLAEQGVTAQIHEISGSVEIAPSIGLAEAVCDIVSSGSTLLSNGLKEVETIFRSEAIMIASNDLEADKQALLDKLLFRIKAVQAAKNNKYIVLNAPNHALEQITSLLPGMKSPTVTPLATEGWSSVHSVLNENDFWENIEAIRAAGAQGILVIPIEKMIY
- the hisD gene encoding histidinol dehydrogenase, with product MNIIPFPPRSEWSALLARPVQKSDQIEAIVAPILQQVREQGDAALVELSQRFDKVNLDEIGLEVSAAELDAAEGQLSDELKAAIRQAYQNIRTFHEAQKQPIQKIETMPGVSCWRRSVGIDKVGLYIPGGTAPLFSTVLMLGVPAQLAGCREVVLCTPATHPAVFFAAKLVGVTRVFRVGGAQAVAAMAYGTQTIPQVYKIFGPGNQYVTAAKMLVAKEGVAIDMPAGPSEVAVYADDTAVPAFVAADLLSQAEHGADSQVLLVSTSKKLVTAVNLVLDTQMSRLPRRDLAAQAIQNSKAILVDTADEAIDLLNQYAAEHLILSVQDAETVAERITNAGSIFLGNYTPESAGDYASGTNHTLPTNGFARAYSGVSLDSFVKKITVQHISPEGLQVLGPVVEAMAEAESLDAHKRAVSIRLAQLHG
- the dhiT gene encoding type II toxin-antitoxin system toxin DhiT, with protein sequence MPVISMFYGLLVSMYYFDNKQHKLPHIHVKYGEQEGVFSIPDGNLLEGQLPKNKIKLVEAWIEIHREDLMADWQLAIAGQRLFPIDPLK
- a CDS encoding DUF2442 domain-containing protein; this encodes MNPRVIAVEALPNYHLKLTFANRERKVFDASPYLQIGIFTELVDQNLFFQVKAFNGSVVWPNDLDFDPDTLYLDSQPIDS
- a CDS encoding RagB/SusD family nutrient uptake outer membrane protein, translated to MKLNYIFVLLAAVLLAGCELEELPVATTSKGPIFSSESGLVLYTNSFYNMLNGKNLHRADAMSDYLARKDTPPYITEGNFSPQVSTGWTWTDLRNINYFIQNCTDPKVPLNVRRNYLGIARFFRAWFYFDKVKRFGDVPWIGKALDVTDTDILYKGRDPRAMVMDSVLADLDYACNNISTNSEPTRSLITKYVAFAFKARVCLHEGTFRKYHANIGLQSTSAAWLNQAATAAKKVIDEGGYKLYDGAGTDKSYRQVFINPAPMATEVMLSAVCDLALNNLNDANWYWTSGTYGDKASFIRTFINTYLNIDGTPFTNNPNYKTMLFKDEVKNRDKRLTQTIRAGDYKRTSGGAVVPSPPLFSYTYTGYMPIKWALDDMYYDTRDLNINSVSIFRYAEVLLAYAEAKAELGTLTDADWALTVGALRKRAGITGGLSTRPTAVDPYLQANYFPGITDPILLEVRRERGIELCLEGFRFDDIVRWRRGELMQMEWNGMYVPQLNTPMDLNEDGVMDVAFFKTPPATKVPGVTYVEVAPIVAGKPNSQLIAGDTSGELTWLNNIPRRWTDKHYYYPIPTGDIITNPKLTQNPGW
- a CDS encoding SusC/RagA family TonB-linked outer membrane protein — its product is MKQLYLNPPLALPLVRLARRQLLAAALFAGATQAYATDRPGQLSTAGTPKLAIPKTGQSVTIRGTAPVDRTVSGTVTDETGAGMPGVSVVVKGTQRGTNTNVDGKFTLSVPDTDAVLVVSFVGYQSQEIAVGNGSEFTVRLKVDTKSLSEVVVVGYGTQKKANLTGAVDMVTGDVFENRPLSNLNQGLQGVLPNLNIKMGDGKPNQSPAFNIRGTTSIGQGGNALVLIDNVEGDPSLLNPNDIASITLLKDAASAAIYGARGVFGVVLITTKNPSAGKTTVNFSSNYMLKSPIARPDLVTDGYTWASMFAESFVNFGGAFPQNANKTLKFSQAYLNEIKRRSEVGGLPEVEIDPATGEYVYYGNTAYYDLLYKKQTHAHEQNLSISGSSDKASYLITGRYFGQDGLFRYNSDDYRVANFTGKGSVQIKPWLRVNNMTQFSDMKYHNPLNVGEGGGIWRNIADEGHVLSPLLNPDGTLTASAAYTVGDFYYGKNGIDNNKRVFRNTAGFVAQFFNDKFRVKGDFTIQNTDNNDVTKAVPVPYSTRPGVIAYVGTTTNYISNVYRETNYMTSNLYTEYENTFKTDHYLKAMVGYNYEQSTFKRLTAQRNGLIFEDAMDINLALGQAITTAGGWERWKIMGGFSRLNYSYKDRYLFEVNARYDGSSKFPANQRFAFFPSYSVGWRLSKESFWQVPAQIVSDLKLRASYGSLGNGNVNSYAYLEQFNISQSNVILNGQRPQQTRNPTVIPEGLTWETATTKNIGIDLSMLSNRLTFVADAYIRTTTDMFTVGLTLPAVFGAAAPRGNYADLETKGWEAMLSYRDKFSLGAKPFGFDVRLTMADYTAVITKYNNPQKLLSDYYVGQRLGEIWGYTTEGFFKSPEDVKNSASQSLFRTASSGLWFPGDIKFRDVNGDGAITPGTGRVENPGDRSIIGNSTPRYTYGIMLGADWNNFFFSSFLQGVGKQQWYPSGEASLFWGQYNRPYGGIPKSQLGNIWTEQNPDAYFPRYVSRLASNANGTLIAPQTRYLQNVAYIRLKNIQLGYNLPRTLVSKIGSQAARVFVSAENIWSWSPLFRITRDFDVENAVASDQVFNPGGNSGDGYNYPLMKSVTFGLSVTF